In the Flagellimonas sp. MMG031 genome, one interval contains:
- a CDS encoding Na(+)-translocating NADH-quinone reductase subunit F, producing MGRELTEQELHNLAMNIVGRELEADGFEFMAINSKLKKNPQYVCLKEKILHFIVVRNVEFPFNPREYDKELMQKVKNHAEKFEARTYFAGVGLSNAADRTEPLYLNEEYVVDYQGLIEI from the coding sequence ATGGGAAGAGAATTAACAGAGCAGGAACTTCATAACTTGGCCATGAACATTGTGGGCCGGGAACTGGAAGCGGATGGATTTGAGTTTATGGCCATCAACAGTAAACTCAAAAAAAATCCTCAATATGTGTGTCTTAAAGAAAAGATACTACACTTCATTGTAGTGCGTAATGTGGAATTTCCATTCAATCCCAGGGAATATGATAAGGAATTGATGCAGAAAGTCAAGAACCATGCAGAAAAGTTCGAGGCAAGAACCTACTTTGCGGGCGTGGGCCTTTCCAATGCGGCGGATAGGACCGAGCCGTTGTATCTGAACGAGGAATATGTGGTGGATTATCAAGGATTAATTGAAATATAG
- a CDS encoding FAD:protein FMN transferase: MKHKPITLVLMVLFLASCTPKEHIKNQSWGNALGTTYSIIYIADEELDYQQEIDSVFQVLNQSMSTYIPDSDISKINAGDSTIQVDDMFREVFEVSSEVHKASNGYFDPTIGVLANAWGFGPGEQIELDSLRVDSLLQYVGWEKVKLNTDNTITKEHPSIRFDFNAVAKGYAIDRLGAMLDQKGIKNYLVEVGGEVLAKGTNLVSGKQWTVGIDDPQVETGRQLKQIVSLKDVAMASSGNYRKFRVDPATGEKFVHTINPKTGYTKNSNVLATSVVAKTCAMADAYATTFMALDLEESKDVLQNHDELEAYIIYLDKNGATQEFFTPGFEALVKQ; encoded by the coding sequence ATGAAGCATAAACCGATTACTTTAGTGTTGATGGTGCTTTTTTTGGCAAGTTGTACACCCAAAGAGCACATCAAAAACCAATCGTGGGGCAATGCCTTGGGAACCACCTACTCCATCATCTATATTGCGGATGAGGAGTTGGACTACCAACAAGAAATTGATTCGGTGTTTCAGGTGCTTAACCAGTCCATGTCCACCTATATTCCTGATTCTGATATTTCAAAAATCAATGCTGGGGACTCCACCATTCAGGTAGATGATATGTTTAGGGAGGTTTTTGAGGTATCTAGCGAGGTCCATAAGGCTTCAAACGGTTATTTTGACCCTACCATCGGTGTTTTGGCAAACGCATGGGGCTTTGGACCAGGGGAGCAGATAGAGCTCGATAGCCTTCGTGTGGACAGCTTGTTGCAATATGTAGGATGGGAAAAAGTGAAACTGAATACAGATAATACCATAACTAAGGAACATCCATCCATTCGTTTCGACTTCAACGCAGTAGCTAAGGGCTATGCCATTGATCGATTGGGGGCTATGCTCGACCAAAAAGGCATTAAGAATTATCTCGTTGAAGTTGGCGGCGAAGTCTTGGCCAAGGGAACCAATTTGGTGTCCGGAAAGCAATGGACCGTAGGTATTGATGACCCACAAGTGGAGACAGGACGCCAGCTCAAGCAAATCGTTTCCCTAAAGGATGTGGCCATGGCATCATCTGGAAACTATCGAAAATTTAGGGTAGACCCGGCAACGGGCGAGAAGTTTGTGCATACCATTAACCCAAAAACGGGATATACCAAAAATTCCAATGTATTGGCCACAAGCGTTGTTGCTAAGACCTGTGCCATGGCCGATGCTTATGCCACTACTTTTATGGCGTTGGATCTGGAAGAATCAAAGGATGTACTTCAGAATCATGACGAACTTGAAGCCTATATCATCTATTTGGACAAAAATGGGGCAACACAAGAGTTTTTTACCCCTGGCTTTGAAGCCTTGGTCAAGCAATAA
- a CDS encoding methyltransferase domain-containing protein produces MSNIFKYFLNLIPRPLLIRLSYWVRPLIALSLKGKTYTDPIDGKSFRKFLPYGYENPRENVLSPSTLSLERHRLLWLYLKNETDFFTRPIKLLHFAPEQAFYQRFKKLDHITYTTTDLNSPLADVKADICHLPFDEDTFDVILCNHVLEHIPDDTKAMQELYRVMKPGGWGIFQIPQDLKREQTFEDNTITDRKERARIFGQYDHVRIYGRDYFDKLRSVGFSVEEVDYTNTLPKEDVEKYRLAKGEIIPLVKK; encoded by the coding sequence GTGTCAAACATCTTTAAATATTTTCTGAATCTAATCCCTCGTCCTTTACTCATCCGATTAAGCTATTGGGTGCGGCCGTTGATTGCCCTTTCCCTAAAGGGAAAAACATATACCGACCCCATCGATGGAAAAAGTTTCAGGAAGTTTTTGCCTTACGGATACGAAAATCCTCGTGAAAACGTCCTCTCCCCCTCTACCTTATCCCTGGAAAGGCATCGACTCTTGTGGCTCTATCTCAAAAATGAGACAGACTTCTTTACCAGGCCCATAAAGCTGTTACACTTTGCACCCGAGCAGGCCTTTTATCAGCGCTTTAAAAAGTTGGACCATATTACCTACACTACTACTGATCTGAATTCGCCTTTGGCCGATGTAAAAGCTGATATTTGCCACTTACCTTTTGATGAGGACACGTTTGATGTCATCTTATGCAACCATGTGCTGGAGCATATCCCCGATGACACCAAAGCCATGCAGGAGCTTTACCGTGTGATGAAACCGGGAGGTTGGGGCATATTCCAAATTCCGCAGGACCTGAAAAGAGAGCAAACCTTTGAGGACAATACCATTACCGACCGAAAGGAGCGGGCACGGATTTTCGGTCAGTACGACCATGTACGCATTTACGGAAGGGATTATTTTGATAAGCTTCGTAGTGTAGGCTTCAGCGTTGAAGAAGTGGATTACACCAATACACTTCCAAAGGAAGATGTAGAAAAGTACCGTTTGGCCAAGGGGGAAATCATCCCGCTGGTAAAAAAGTGA